The following coding sequences lie in one Methanopyrus sp. SNP6 genomic window:
- a CDS encoding UPF0146 family protein translates to MRDLLKIVSWLRARRVVEVGHGRNLRYLKELMRLGIDAYGVEIDIQHVRRALNEGIPSVNADAIKESRWILRTLRPDLVYAVRPPVELAVGLIERYPTVALKMMEEERYELPESLVRVGGWLLHCVRFSHFREKPKKP, encoded by the coding sequence ATGAGAGATCTTCTGAAAATCGTAAGTTGGTTGCGCGCACGACGCGTGGTGGAGGTGGGTCACGGGAGGAACCTCCGATACCTCAAGGAACTGATGAGGCTCGGAATTGACGCGTATGGGGTAGAGATCGATATACAGCACGTCCGACGGGCGTTGAATGAAGGAATACCTTCGGTCAACGCGGACGCTATCAAGGAGTCAAGATGGATACTGCGGACACTACGTCCTGATCTGGTGTACGCCGTGCGACCGCCGGTGGAACTGGCGGTGGGACTGATAGAGCGGTACCCGACGGTCGCACTGAAGATGATGGAGGAGGAACGGTACGAGTTGCCGGAATCGCTAGTACGGGTCGGAGGTTGGCTTCTACACTGTGTTCGATTTTCACACTTTCGAGAAAAACCGAAAAAGCCTTGA